The genome window TGTATTTGGTGAGCTTTATCCAGCACGGGTTGAACTAGATTTGACAATACCTTCCCCCATCCGTGTATATGGGTCATGtcttcatttagcaaatatttaccaaACACTTTCTGCCAGGCAAATAATGGAGCAGCTTGTTAAGGAAAAAGTGGGGTGAAGATTGTACCTGCCTTGTTTATACCAAGTGATTTGAGAGGCCAAATGTCCTTGtcttcctggaagaaaacatatatattttttttaatgtgccaaACAATTTGGCTATTTGCTAAATGTTTTTggataaatatgtattttggaGGCAGGAAATAAAAAGCTCATggcttattttatactttgtgaTGCTTAACTGTTTAGTTCCATAAACACTTGTGGTAAACATTAACTAACAGTATatgaactaatttttttatttagcaagGACTTTTCCCAGTAGCTCCCACATTTTTCTCAACTACACCTTTACTTGggtatctcattttttttccttgtatgaGAGTGGAGGAGTTTGTTTGCATAGGGGGAAATAATCTCTATCAATAGTGAGTAATGAATTACTGTTATGAAAGTAAAGATGACTAGAGACAAAGTGGTGATAATGACCTGCCGTCTCTGtaacagaggaaaggaaaagagttcAGGTTTAAGCGACTGGAATGGTTCCTACACGATGCCTGGCGGCAACAACGTGACAAAGTGCGCCTCAGACGACTAGAAGTGAAACCTCATGGTTTGGAAGTGCCAGATGAACATTCCTTGGCCTTTGTTGTACGCATCCAAAGGTAGGTAACTTGCCAGATCACGTGAGGCTGGGGCAAACGAGTCAGCTTTAGACCCCTTTCTAGGGGGGTGGGATAATAGGCCGTGAACCACTAAGGCAAGTTGTGCTGGGAATTCAGGGTTGAGTACAACATAGTTTTTGTCTTCAAGGTTGTGGAGACTGACATTGGGTAAGTAGACATGAAAACACACTTAAGTGCTGTGAGGGTCAAGTGCTGgattgggggtaggggtgggggagctgTGTGTTCTGGTTTAGGACACTTCTAAAGCAGGAATTTGAAACTGAGGCCTGCAAACGTAAGGATTTCAGTGTTAAAGGAAGGCTCTCCAGCATAGATGCACAAAGTCCTGAAATGGTGTAATCAAGGCATCATTCTAGGAACTGAACCAAGGTCGAGTATTAATAGATGGTGCATATTCAGTGCTAGTGAGAGTGCATAAAGCTTTTTCTACATTTGGTGGGATCTTCCCTGCCCATACCTACGTGCACATGCAACTCTGCCTCTTCCTATTTCCCCTACTCAGTCACCAAAACCAGAAACTTGTGGGTTTTAAGTATTTATGAGCCCTTTAGTAGTCTCCGACCACTGCCCATAGTCTCTCTCCTGTACTGTCACATTAGCTTTCTAACTAGGTTTCTCTGCCTCTGGCGTCATACTCTCACATCTGTCCTCTCCTCAGTGATTGTCAAAAAGAAATCTGATCATGTCTCCTTAAAGATTTCCTGCCCACAGAAGCAAGTCCAACAGCTTGCTTGGCgtaatcaatctctctctctctctctctctctctctctctctctctctctccccctctccctccctccctccctccctccccctccctcccccctctctccatctccccctctgctccctccctccctctctccctctctctccctctcgctctgtctctctcttcccataACATCTCAGGCATTGCTCCATATCCTGTGGCAATGATCTGCTTATGTAGCTGCCTCCTGGTCAGCTGAACTCTGTAAGGCACAGTCTGTGTCTTACTCTCTGGATGCCCAGTAGTAATGCGCATTTCATAGGTGCTTGCTGGATTGACATAAACTGAATAGAGCCTGACTTCCTCTGCTGTTCATTTCAGGATTAATGGGGTGAGTTTAACGGTGCAGAGGACCATTGCAAGGCTTCGCCTGAAGAAGATTTTCAGTGGTGTTTTTTTCAATGTGACCCCCAAAACCATAAAAACACTGCGTGTAGTGGAACCTTATGTGACCTGGGGGTAAGTAaggtttttgtgtgtatgtattcacATAAGATTGTGTTTGAGCATGTTGAGAATTTTAGGATCCACAGGGTACTTACTGTTCTCCGAAGCTTGTGTTGAAAGAACATTATGCTATGAACAAAGTCACCAGAATCAACCTTGGAATATGGGGCAGATAGAGCAGGAGACATCAGCGCTGCTGATGATGTACCATGAACAGTACCGTGCGGGGCTTGTTCATTTATAGGCTAAGGCTGAGTAAGATAAGCGAAAACAGAAACTAATTCTTGGAGTCTTGAAGCAGCACTAGGAGCAGTGTTTGTGTAAGACTGGGTGTATTCCTTCAACTATTAAAACCCAGCAAAGGTTTGGATTTAATTTCAGACTCTCCCATCATCTTCCATACAAGATGAGTAGAGGGTCACctaaggcctttttttttttttcatggtgaaCATTTATatccataaattttaatttctaattacaTTAGTTGGGGCCACTCTGGTTTTTTACCACCTTCTTCACTGTATATTCTTAGGCATCCCAGCAGTGCTGTGAGTACAAGACCCTTCCTGGTGAGGAGAAGGGGTAGTTGGGAGAATCTATCCTCAGCCAGGCTGCAGGACTAAATGGCCCATGTGCCAGCGGATGGCTAAGGCTGTATTTAATTCTGCATCTCATAGATTTCCAAATCTGAAGTCTGTCCGGGAACTCATCTTGAAACGTGGACAAGCCAAGGTGAAGAATAAAATCATCCCTTTGACAGACAACACAGTGATTGAGGAGCACCTGGGTGAGTGTATCTTAGGGGTCAGTTTTAGCAGAGAGTAAGGATCTTTGGTGGTCTTAATGTGGGATCCAGATCCCAAGAACCTGCCAGAGGGCCCTGCTCTGGCGTACGAGAGCCTTGCAGTATATGCTGGGGAAATGTTAAGTAAACTGTGCCTTTATGTCTTAGGGAAGTTTGGTGTCATTTGCTTGGAAGACCTCATTCATGAAATTGCCTTCCCGGGGAAGAATTTCCAGGTGATCTCACGGTTCTTGTGCCCTTTCCATCTCTCTGTGGCCCGTCATGCTACCAAGAATAGAGTGGGCTTCCTCAAGGAAGTAGGCTCACCTGGCTATCGAGGTGAACGCATCAATCAGCTCATCCGACAGCTGAACTAAACCCAGGTGAGGCGGGGCTGCAAACTGCCCTTGGGCTGGCTTTTGATGGGCTGTGCCTTGCCACTTAGAAATTCTTTTTGCATTTACCAGTGTTTGAGAGTAACTTTGACATTGGGGCGTGGGGGCGGCTGGTATTTACACGTCTAATGGATGGAGACGTGCTCAGAAGAGTGATTGCCTGGTTAGGACATGGGACTGTATCCCAGGGGTTACAGGCTAGAAAATGTTGAGGAACAAAATGTCGAGTAACAAAATGTCTGCATTCCTGTGGTTATTTAGCTGGAAATGGAGAGATAATACcaaaaactaatttcaaaagaatttgaAGATCTAAGTCATCTATTTTGTGGGAGGAATCTTAACTTTTTGAAATTGCTCTTTGTTATTACTTTTAGGTGCCAAGTGACAGTGAATTTGTATTGGTGAAattcttcttctgcctcccagaATATCTGAAAGCACAATGCATTGGAAGCACgtgtttgttttttggaattATTATCCAGTATCTTCAAAGGAGATTATTTTCTGCTGTATCTTCAGAAACTGGAGGGGAAGAGTCAGGGCAAAGATGGCAATATTCCTGGCAGGCACATCTCATCACAACCCAATTCCAAAGGAAAAGTCCCGTGTTTTCCACATTGGCGgctgctgctgccacctctgAAATCAGTGAGGGACTCGTGCCATGGAGGAGGGGTCCTGTTCCATCACATCTTCTATCCAGGGGTTCAATGTTGGTGGATGAATACCCAGGCATGAATACAAGATGGCAGTGAGCCAAGCCCAGGGGCACACTTGACCCTGGGGTTTCCTAAGGCCTTGTTTTGGCAAGAACTTGTAATACAATTCAAAGAGCACAGAAACGGTGCTTAATTGTCTCTGCTGTGAGTCTGTTCTAACTTTCCAGTGACAGCTTTGCAAGCTCTCAGGCTGGGCTGGCTCTCAGACTGTCTGGTGGCTTCCTTAACCTAGCCTGCACTGGGCTTAGTCCTTTTCTCAAGCTCAGGATTTTAATCCATTGGATCTGTGAGGAGGGAAGGACCCTTCCCCAGGAAAACATGCACATACTCAGATTTTTGCTTGGAAGTTCAGCGTGTTCATAGACTCTTCTCAGGGACCCGTGTGCCTTCTGTGAGGAAGTCCTGCCCTATCAGGATGGGTTCCCAGCCCGGCCTTGCTAGTCTGGTTCCATGTCCTGTGGAAGACCACGGCACCATGAGCTTTTTACCTTCAAACCAGTGGGTGTTTCCTATGCAAGAACACAGTGGGAGAGTGTGAGCCCCTGTGCATCTGTAACTCAGGGAAATGCCCACCATTTATTTCTGCTGGGCTTCAGGGTGGCATTTTCTGCTTTCCCTGATGATGAGTCCTCTGCATAAAAAACCCAAATTAGGCAAAAGTAGACTGTTTTCTTGCTCTGGCAGGGATGAAATTAGCACTGTTTGGAGCCTTTCTTGCATATTCTAGACTCAGCTCCTCCAGAAGGGTTGCGCTCTATCTTGCTGGTAATGATGTCGTAGACCAACACTCGGGCTCCTGGGGACGTTAGACCTGAAAAGAGTCCAGTCCGGTTTATCACCACTGTCCACCCCTAGGTGGCTCTTCCCCTCTGTTCCTATTAGTTGCCTCAACCTGCCATATAAACCGTGGGGGAGGGTGTGGCAGGCCCAGCTTAAGGCTTGAAAACATGTTTAGCCATTGTGTCCCCTGGTCCCTGAAGATCATCTTTGCTGCGCATTTGGCTCATGGGGCCCTCAGACATAGCTGTGAGATTGAGTTAGTGTATTGAGTTAGGGTTAGTTCCTTAAAATGTGCCAGGTTATGAGGTAACTAATTAGGTTGGTTGGCTCAAGAGTTAACCTGTCAGGAATACACGTTACTCGAAAGCGTGAAATCAGATTCAAGTGATGTGTCAAAAAAGTCGTGGGAAAAGAGCAGTCGTGTGGACGCCCAGAGTTTACATCCCCCATCTAATACTAAATATGGGGGTGTTTCTACTTTTGCTTATAAAATAGGGCTAATACTGTGTAGCCTGTTGGTCTCACATGGATATTAAAAGGATTAAGCAAAGTAAATTTTTAAACTGGAATTCTCTATAgaggttataaaaattaaatatttctgtatcGCGTACTGTGGTATACCATTCCCTGGACAAGTGGGAGTATCCTGATTTCTCAGAAAAGCTAGACCTGTTATATAATCTGAAGATTCGTGTATACCTGTCCTAGGTGTAGGAAACATTAGTTTCAGGAAGCAAGAGTAAGTGCACCGCGTGGCCTATTTAAAGAACTTGACTTCAGAAGGTGGTTGTAAGAACATTTCCTCAGCTCTAAGCTTTAGCCCTTTGCCAGACCCATCTAGTTCCCAGAGCCGGGGATTCTAGggcttttgaaaattttttaatgctttgggatttcatttaatgtattttttaaatcattctggGGTCAAATTTTATCAAACCTTTCATTCTCTTCCTATCTGGAGAATGGCTGTCTAACATCAAACTGCCACCTGAGTCCCCAGTTCACTTCCACGACCACGAGAATAAGCTGAAGTGGGAGATAAACACTGACGTTCTAAACATTCCTAAGAAATTGTTCCCAGTGGGTCAGACCCCGTTAGGGTGCCCtaagtagcattttaaaaatgaaaacatctgtgCATCGTAGATAAGTATGAGATTTGTTTCAATTACAtgtaaagacaattttttaaGAGGATCATGATATGGAAATACGGGTACAAAACAACCCCGACGGTGCTCCCCGAAGGCTTAAGTCCAATTGAGAAAGGTCAGGGCGAAAGCACAAGAGGAACAACTGGTCAGCACTGTTCTCAGTCCGAGCTGGGGCAGGACAGTCAAGCACCAGGTCTCAGCTGCCAAGGACCTCGAGCGTCCGGAACCCACAGGTGTCATACAGTCGTTGCATCCGTCGGTCAGGGCTCCCTCTCCCCGTGCTCCAGGGTCGGCGAGGCCTGTGGCCCAGGCCTAGAGCGGCGGCGCGGGGGCCTCCACCGAGCGCGCTGCCTCCCAGGGCTTGGGCCTCCGTGGGAGCTGGGACGCCGTGGGTTCGCCATGGGTCGCCGCGATGTTGCGCCTTTCCAGGCCTGGGAGCTCCCGGCCTTGCTGGACCAGCTGCAGGAGCTGCGAAAGGGTCACCGAGGCCTGTGCTGGCTCCGCAGTCGTGCGAGCTGCGTCCGACCAGCTGGGATCGCCGGTCGGGTCCATGTCGGTGTGTAGCTGATCCCCCGGCAGAGACGCGAACACTTCCGGGTGGGATGGGCGCAACCACTGTCGAAGGGGGTGCAGAACATACCAAGGCGGCCCAGAAAGGGGGAGCACT of Rhinolophus sinicus isolate RSC01 linkage group LG05, ASM3656204v1, whole genome shotgun sequence contains these proteins:
- the RPL7L1 gene encoding ribosomal protein uL30-like, which codes for MSSSRSVVKMAEEEQRRKIPLVPENLLKKRKAYQALKATQAKQALLEKKQRKGKEFRFKRLEWFLHDAWRQQRDKVRLRRLEVKPHGLEVPDEHSLAFVVRIQRINGVSLTVQRTIARLRLKKIFSGVFFNVTPKTIKTLRVVEPYVTWGFPNLKSVRELILKRGQAKVKNKIIPLTDNTVIEEHLGKFGVICLEDLIHEIAFPGKNFQVISRFLCPFHLSVARHATKNRVGFLKEVGSPGYRGERINQLIRQLN
- the PEX39 gene encoding peroxisomal biogenesis factor 39, yielding MMNPSILVEAAPGSDSVLWLRPSHPEVFASLPGDQLHTDMDPTGDPSWSDAARTTAEPAQASVTLSQLLQLVQQGRELPGLERRNIAATHGEPTASQLPRRPKPWEAARSVEAPAPPL